One genomic region from Quercus robur chromosome 4, dhQueRobu3.1, whole genome shotgun sequence encodes:
- the LOC126721505 gene encoding uncharacterized protein LOC126721505, whose translation MTTVLSFASITPNLNSHNHSLIFRQNCHPKIYRFRCNRENPRSNSSSSSSSSSPESSEPEAENALLKVAWYSSELLGIAASFFRSPSNVEAPETVVELSGDGSGVADRSLVVETIKDDFQRSYFVTGNLTLDAYEEDCEFADPAGSFKGLRRFKRNCTNFGSLLEKSNMKLMKWEDFEDKGIGHWRFSCILSFPWKPILSATGYTEYYFDVQSGKVCRHVEHWNVPKMTLLKQILKPSRGLWRKRKDA comes from the exons ATGACAACTGTTCTCTCCTTTGCTTCCATCACTCCCAACCTTAATTCCCACAACCATAGTCTAATTTTCCGACAAAATTGTCACCCCAAAATATACAGATTTCGATGCAATAGAGAGAACCCAAGAagcaattcttcttcttcttcttcttcttctagtcCAGAATCATCCGAGCCTGAGGCTGAGAATGCGCTGCTCAAGGTAGCTTGGTATAGCTCCGAGCTTTTGGGAATTGCTGCTTCATTTTTTCGTTCCCCTTCAAATGTTGAAGCTCCTGAAACAGTTGTTGAGCTTTCTGGAGATGGGTCTGGAGTGGCTGATCGTTCTCTAGTAGTGGAAACCATCAAAGATGATTTTCAAAGATCATATTTCGTCACAG GAAACCTTACACTTGATGCTTATGAAGAGGATTGTGAATTTGCGGATCCAGCAGGTTCCTTTAAAGGTCTTCGCCGTTTCAAAAgaaattgtacaaattttggaTCCCTTCTAGAGAAGTCAAATATGAAGCTTATGAAGTGGGAAGACTTTGAG GATAAGGGAATTGGGCATTGGCGATTTAGCTGTATATTGTCATTTCCTTGGAAGCCCATTCTTTCTG CAACAGGATATACCGAGTATTATTTTGATGTACAATCTGGAAAAGTATGCAG GCATGTAGAGCACTGGAATGTTCCCAAAATGACTTTACTGAAGCAAATTCTGAAGCCTAGCCGGGGTTTATGGCGTAAGAGAAAAGATGCTTGA